CCCTCTTCAATGCCATCAAAGAGCGCACTTCTTCCACCCCGAGGCTCCCTGCACAACATCAGACCTCAGGTAAGGAAACAGTTACCATCTTCCACTCGGATTACTCGAAAATTCAAAGCTTTATGCAAACACCATGAGTCATTAGTAGCAAGTATTAAACGTAGACGCTATTTGTGCTCTTCTTCTTATCTCTTCTTCTACAGatcaagattttgaaatttaagAAGCGAATTAGAAACTAGATGAAATTGGGAGTGTGATCTATACAGAGAAACAGTCCTACTAAGATAATCTGCTTCTTCAGATTCGCCCGATGAACCCTAACCTACGAATTACACGCTcgtgaaaacatatataatcaCAAGACTGGCCGGATCATTTCTATTTccaaaattgaattaaaaaaaaaaacaatggagCTTGGATCTAACCTTCTAGGATTCATCGATCAATCGAATTTCTCGAGATGATTCTCAATCACCTTCAGCATCTGCGAAGGAATTAAACGGTTGAAATGTCGCTGTGGTTAATCTCTTGAACTCAGCAGACAGGCCACAAATGTTAAACTTCGCGGGGGGGGACAATAGAAACTAGTCCGGGACGGATCGGGTATGGGGAAATTTTAAAGTATCCACATCCGATACTCATcaggcggatccataattttactatctttattcagatctagggttttcggatatccggatatcggatatttttctaaaaattgtaatatccgacggatatctggatccggatttggaataaataaaataataatattaatatatgtaaaatattaacaataatttaaaaataaaaaatatataatcttttaaattatttctatgcataatattataaaatttatatactattataaaaatgaaaatatattaaataaaattagtttttatatatagatattattatttttaaaatagttattaataaaacttacggatccggatatccggactaagaAATCAAGATATCCAGATCCGACTTTGACGGATCTAATATTTTCCTATTCGAATTCGGATTCGgtctccggatatccggatttttggatcgaatctcggatctcggataaaaatcCCAGCGCTAATAGTTTAGAAACTATGGGTTGAATTACAATTATCAGATTATTATTGGAATCAGatcataaatttgtttattgCCGAAAATAGTTCCAGTTAAAGATAATGATCCAAAAAGATAAGGTTGATTTTGGATTGAGATTATCCATTAGCttactatataaatatttgttttcttcttaagTCGGTGTACTTTACCGACTTACTACTCTTATCAATAGGAGTTCATTTGTTGTTGTAAGTGATAGTAATAAGAGCAAGAGATCAAAGCCATGTATGCTCATTATCTCACATTTCTTTCGTTACTTTCCAAACACATAAAGaataatatactaatatataaacacttataaatatacataaatatttctttatctCATCAaattcacaacacgttatcagcacgaagtTCTGACCAACTGAGGTTTATCAATCCGAAAATTCTTAAACCAGTCgaggtaatgtttaaatttatgtgtttcaatatacttaatttatttaaattttattattgttccgGAGTGAGAGGCTAGGCCTTCTCCGTTTATTTTTGGGATGATAAGCGTTGTCTTCCCCGACTGATCGTTATGGTAGGCTATGCCTTCACGATCAGAGAAACACGTGGTAGGCGTTGCCTTcgtgaataaaaataaataaaggtcAAAAATGGCAGACTAAGTCTCCTCGGAccttgaaataagtaaaagtcaaaatggtagaccatgtctcttcggactttgaaaaatgatcaatatggtagtcTAAGACTCCTCAGATCATGTGGTAGGCTAAGTGTAGCGACCGTGTTCCGAAGATCGATATTAGGATGATCTGAGGACTGACTGGCCGAACTGTGAGAACGTACTGAATGGATTGGATGATACTAGAAAGAGCTGATCAGAGTTCGAATGACTTTCTGTGGGTGGATGGGAGAACTTGGATCGGCGCCTGATTAGTAGCGACTAGAGCGGAACCATGTACCCGATTAAAGCTAGGAACAGATCTGTTTTTGAGCCAAACAAAGCTCCATCAGTCGGTCTTACGCTCGGGTTATTGGACAGGCCGTTCGGTTTGTTGAAACTCAGGTTGTTCGGACAACTCGATGAAAATCCAGGCAAAGCGGAATTTTCGGACAGCGATGGTCGGATCCGGACAAGTGTTGTTGGATTCAGACAATACGGTTGAATTGGTCGGCTAGACAGCGATTGTCTAAAATCAGACAAGACAGCTAAGACTgtcggctaagctgagatgagctgattcAGTAGTATCAGTCGGATTCGGACAAGGCGGTTAGAGTTGTCGACTGGATCAGTCAGCTCTAGCTCGAGTTTCGTCTAAGTAAAATTGGCGGGAATAGTTAAAGTCCGAAAAGGGGAAAAACTCGCGCTGGAACGCTTTGGAGCGCGGGGTGGCAGTTACGGATTAATAACCGCGAGTATAATAAGCGGAAACGGTTAACTTTGCAGTTTCTCGGACCTAAACCGCCCAACTGCCCATTTTAATCGTTTCCTTCGTCTTATTTTGCCATTTCTGTACGGGAAACAGAAAGAAAGAACGAGAGAGAAACTCAGAGAGAGAAAAGTCCGATTAAGGGAGAGTTTTCGATATTTGGCTGGATTGATCAAGTCCGAGTCAAAAACGATCGTCTGTGGGGTGAATCCGACTGTCTGAACGATCGAAGGTCCGACGGAAACCGCTCAAGAGGTGTCAGAAGAGACCGAATCAAACAGAACAAACCGACTCTAAGAAAAAGGTGAGTGCGTGACCGTAGCCTATTGTACTGAATCGTAGTCTGATTGATAGGAATGTTCTATGTACTGACTGCTTGTCTAATTCGAATTATCTGCTAAGTTCTGGCTTGGTCCGAACAGTCGGTTCCTTCCATCAACGCATCTGGATCAGATCATGCGCCTAGAGCCGTATTGGCCTGCTAGGGCTTGACTGAATCTGATGGCGCTTTGGCTTGGAACGATTGGGTCGGCTAAGTAACTGACTGATGATAAGTGGGACGGAATGACCGCTCTCACTAAGCATACTGTTTGCTTATGCCTCCTTGTGTGGATGCAGATCAGGACCAGACCCGAAAGGGTAAAGACATAGCTTGATCGTGGGACAAGGGCAGGAAGGAAGGATGGTGGGTTTGGGTAGATATAGGACGAGATTAACATGTAATAGCCTATAGCGAACTGACTTGTTAACTCGAACCTCAGATTATCTATTCAAATCGTATTATGCTTTACTTGACTGTCTGAAAAAGAACTAACACTCTGAAATAAATCTAAGTAaggaaaaatttgaaaatggtCCAAGTCTGATCGAGGAAGTCGAGCCAGACTCGTACTGATGTTACGAAAAAATGGGTCGGGTcctttcaagtggtatcagagcggagtcGAGTTCTAGGACAATCTAAGTATAGTGGGTTATTGGGGCAAACCATCCTTCCAAGCCTGCCGTCTCGCGGTAAATTCTGTGTTCTGTGTCCTGATCCCAAGTTAGTTTTGACTAACTTGCCTGTGATCTTGTTGCAGATGGCAAAAAGTAACCGTAACACAAGAAGGACTGTGAATGAGACCGCTGAGGGGTCTGCGAGCAACGTGGCCAGGAATGAAGCTGGTACGGAAGAGGCTCGGAATGCTGCTCAGAATGCAGCGAATTTGAACAATGCTGCAGCGGCTGGTGCTGCTGCTGGAGCTGCTGCTGCTCCAGTTGGATTGGAAGCCGTTTTGGCTATCTTGGCGCAAGTCTTGGCAAGATTGCCTGCTGCGGCGACACCTCCAGTGGCTCCACCTGTTGCGGAGGAAGTGGAGAACGTGGTACCTGAAGGAGAGGAGGCACACGTTGTTAGGAATCCGTCTTACCTCAAGGTTATGGACCACATGCAGAAACTGGGAACAAAGTTCTTTTCGGGTGGTTCCAAACCAAAGGAAGCATATCAATGGATTGACAGGATATGGCGGAACTTTAAGTCAATCCGTTGTCCTCTTGCTTACAAGAAGGACATTGCTTTCCACTACTTGGACGGTGATGCGCACCTTTGGTGGCGAGGTGTAGCGGCTCGGATTGGTGCTGAGCATTGCACGTGGGCCAACTTTAAGACCAAATTCCGTGGGAAGTATTTTCCACCGGAAGCATTTGATCAGCTCGAGGGAGCTTTTCTCAGACTGGAACAGGGAACTATGACTGTAAGGGAGTATGAAGCGGAATTCAACAGCCTCAAGAAGTATGCTGGGCGTGAGGCTGAGTCGGAAATCTCTCAGGGTTGATCTCTAAACTCGTTGTAAGATCCGCAACTATGATATTGTGGCCGAACTGGTGGAAAAGGCCGCAGAACAGGAAGCTGGAATCAGTGAGGAAGCCAAGGTGTTTGGCACAGTGGCGCATGTCCATCCTGGTAAGCATGCGGGAAAGAATCAAAAGCCGGTGAAGGCGGGCTCTTCCAGCAAGCCGAATGCAACAGGTCACAGTGCGTGTTCGACTTGCGGGAAGATGCACTCTGGTGTCTGCCGTGCTGCTACGGGAGCTTGTCACCGTTGCGGAAGTATGGATCACAAGGTGCGTGATTGCCCTGAGGAAGATCTAAGGCCGAAGAGCCAGAACAAGGGTGTTGGGGAACGTGTGTGCTACAACTGCGGCGAAACGGGGCACTACAAGAATCAGTGTCCGAAGGACGTGCAATCTGCTGGGAAGCGTCCGAGTGATGGGCCTCAGCCGGCGGCAAAGAGGCAGGCCATCATGCCGCTGGTGTACACAATCGGTGATGAGTCAATGGACCCAAGCACGTCTCGCCCGATCACTGGTGAGTCATCCTATCTCTCACCTTTGCCTTAAGAATTTCTGTGTGAAATTGCTTGCTTGTAGAGTAGGTCCTTAGTGTTCCGGGTGAATATGTAGGGACCTTAGTCATGGGTGGAGTGGCAACCcatgttctgtttgattttgGTGCATCTCACTGCTTTGTGCAACCCGAGATGATTGGAATTGGGGAATTTCATAaagaaccagaagaagaagtaagagtGGTTCGGGCAGCTGGTGGTCAGATCATGTACACTTCAGGGAAAATCCGAAACGTCTCTGTGATGATCGGAGGAGTGAACATGCCAGCTGACTTGGTCGTTTGCCCAGTGAAATCATACGATGTGatccttggaatggattggCTGAGTAAATACAAGGGACATCTTGATTGTCATTGTGGCCGAGTTCAGTTTGAGATAGGCAATGGAAAGCTTGTCTATCAAGGGGCCAGACCGACCAATGGGAGTCTGATCATTTCAGCACTTTAAGCAGAAAGAATGCTGGAAAAAGGATGTGAGGCTTATCTGGCTTCAATCACAACTGTGGAAGTCGGACCTGATGCTGAGTTGGAAGGGATTCTGATTGTAAAGGAGTATGATGACGTGTTTAAATCCTTGACATGATTACCATCGGACCGTTCTGATCCTTTCACAATTGAGCTTGAGCCGGGCACAAAGCCAATCTCGAAAGCTccgtaccggatggctccggcTGAAATGGCAGAACTTAAGAAACAGTTAGATGAAGTGATGGAGAAAGGGTTTGTGCGCCCAAGCAGTTCACCTTGGGGCGCACCAGTTCTGttagtgaagaagaaagatggtaTCTTCCGGCTATGCATTGATTACAGGGGGATTAACAGAGTCacagtgaagaacaagtaccctctTCCAAAGATTGACGAGTTATTGGACCAACTCCGAGGTGCTACTTGtttctccaagattgatttaGCTTCGGGATACCATCAGATTCCGATTGCTGAAGAGGATGTTCGTAAGACAGCCTTTAGATCGAGATACGgccactacgagtttgtggtcatgccctTCGGATTGACCAACGCCCCTGCAGCctttatgaagatgatgaataacGTTTTCAGAGACTACCTGGATGAATTCGTTATAGTCTTCATAGACGACATCTTGATCTACTCAAAGAATCAGGAAGAGCACAAGGACCATCTGAGAATGGTTTTGGATAAGCTGCGGGAACATAAGTTGTTCGCCAAGCTCAGCAAATGCAGCTTTTGGCAAAGAGAAATTGGTTTCTTGGGTCATGTGGTCTCGGACAAGGGAGTGTCTGTGGACCAAGAGAATATCAAGGCCATTGCGGACTGGCCCAGACCAAGGAACGCAACAGAGATCAGAAGCTTTCTCGGACTGGCTGGATACTACCGACGGTTTGTTAAGGGATTTGCCAGCATGGCTCAACCGTTGACAAAGTTGACCGGGAAAGATGTTCAGTTCGTGTGGACAGAAGGCTGTGAGTTTCAGCAAACTCAAGATGATGTTGACGACTACTCCAGTATTGGCTCTTCCAATGGACAACGAACCATACATGGTGTACACAGATGCATCCAAAGTGGGACTTAGGTGCGTATTGATGCAGCAAGGCAAAGTGATCGCGTATGCGTCTAGACAGCTAAGGAAACACGAAGGGAACTATCCAACACACGACTTAGAGATGGCTGCTGTCGTGTTTGCCCTGAAGATATGGCGGTCTTATCTCTATGGGGCTAAGGTCCAAGTCTTCAGGGACCATAAGAGCTTAAAGTATATCTTTACTCAACCAGAGCTGAATCTTAGACAGAGGCGTTGGATGGAACTGGTTGCGGATTAGGACTTGGATATTGCCTACCATCCGGGAAAGGCAAATCTGGTTGTGGATGCCTTGAGCCGGAAGAGAGTAGCTTCGGCTTCAGAGAAAGACATGGAGGAACTAGTTCACATAGTTGGAACCTTACGACTAGCTGCCTTGACTGACGAAGTGGAACCTTTGGGTCTTGGTGCAGTGGATCAGGCGGACTTGTTGTCCCGAGTTCGCCTTGCACAAGAAAAGGATGAAAATCTGATCAAAGCTTCCAAGAACGAGAAAACGGAGTATCAGACTTCAAACAATGAGACGATTCTGGTTAATGGCCGAGTGTGTGTTCCTAACGACAAAGGATTGCGGGATGAGATCCTAAAGGTGGCACATCAGTCAAAGTTTTCGATACATCCAGGAGCCAATAAGATGTACCGAGACTTGAAGAGATACTATCATTGGGTTGGGATGAAGCGTGATGTTGCAAAATGGGTAGCTGGGTGCCCAATCTGCCAAATGGTTAAGGCAGAAAATCAAGTTTCGAGTGGACTACTTCAGAGTTTACCCATCCCAGAATGGCCTTGGGATAAGATCACGATGGACTTCGTGACTGGCTTGCCAATCAGGAACGGCAAGGACGCTATCTGGGTGATAGTGGACAGATTGACCAAGTCCGCACACTTCTTGGCTATCAACAAAACAGACAATGCAGCGGTGCTAGCCAAGTTGTACGTGGAACAGATCGTCAGACTTCATGGAGTTCCGGTAAACATAGTGTCAGACCGAGACTCCAAGTTTTATTCGGCCTTCAGGAGAGCTATGCAGAAGTCGATGGGGACCAAGGTCCATATGAGTACCGCATATCATCCGCAAACGGATGGACAGTCAGAGAGGACAATCCGAACACTTGAAGACTTACTGCGATCTTGTGTTCTGGATTGGGGAGACAAATGGGATCAGTACTTGCATATGGCTGAGTTTtcttacaacaacagctatcaTGCAAGCATTGGAATGTCGCCTTACGAGGCATTGTGCGGACGTCCGTGTAGGACACCGTTATGCTGGAagcaagtgggggagcgtagcataGTTGGCCGAGATTT
This Brassica napus cultivar Da-Ae chromosome C6, Da-Ae, whole genome shotgun sequence DNA region includes the following protein-coding sequences:
- the LOC106354890 gene encoding uncharacterized protein LOC106354890, giving the protein MAKSNRNTRRTVNETAEGSASNVARNEAGTEEARNAAQNAANLNNAAAAGAAAGAAAAPVGLEAVLAILAQVLARLPAAATPPVAPPVAEEVENVVPEGEEAHVVRNPSYLKVMDHMQKLGTKFFSGGSKPKEAYQWIDRIWRNFKSIRCPLAYKKDIAFHYLDGDAHLWWRGVAARIGAEHCTWANFKTKFRGKYFPPEAFDQLEGAFLRLEQGTMTVREYEAEFNSLKKYAGREAESEISQG